The window ATTTTACGAACGGTGATGCGTGAGGTGTGTGACTGTTTGTTGTCGGTGCGAATAACCACACCTTCAAACATCTGGATACGCTCTTTGTTGCCTTCCTTAATTTTCTGGTACACACGCACGGTGTCACCACTGCGGACATCAACAACTGCTTGCTTTTTCTGTGCTTGATTGACTTTGTTGATTAGTTCAAAACTCATACTGTTTTCCTCTGTTTCGGGATCTTAACAGCTGGCCATATAGTTGTATCCCTATAGCTCCACACTGAAAGACTCGATATTTAATGTCACCGATACAATTAGTTATCAATTCTAGCACAATTACCCAAAGATAGCAACTCCTGAAAACTTCACCAAACTGCGCTATAATTGACCGCATGGATTACAATACACTAGCACTTGAATTACACAAGAAATATAAGGGTAAAATTACTACCAGCTTGCGCGACCAGGAGAAACTGGACCGTGACAAATTAAGCGCCTATTACAGCCCAGGCGTGGGTGCGGTCAGCCAGGCGATTGCCGAAAACCCAGCGGATTTACCAAAGTACACCTGGACGAATAATCTAGTCGGCGTGATTTCTGACGGCTCAGCGATTTTAGGCTTGGGCGATTTGGGACCGAAAGCCGCCATGCCGGTGATGGAAGGCAAGGCGCTGCTGTTCAAGCATTTCGCTAATGTCGACGCTGTGCCGGTTGTACTGGACGTTCACCAACCAGAAGAAATTATTGCCACGATCAAGGCAATCGCACCGAGCTTTGGGGCGATTAACCTGGAAGACATCGCCGCACCAAAATGTTTTGAGATTGAAGAGCGCCTGAAGGCTGAGCTGGACATCCCCGTGTTTCATGACGACCAACATGGTACAGCGATAGTGGTGTTGGCGGGGCTGATCAATGCCGCGAAATTGACGAGACGAAATTTGGCAGACTGTAAATTTGTAGTCATTGGCGCGGGCGCAGCCGGTACGGCCATCATCAAATTATTGCACTTATACGGCGCGAGGAACATCATGGCAGTAGATAGCCGCGGCATTGTTGGTGCGTCTCGCACTGATTTGAATGCGGAAAAAACTGCACTGTTAGAATACGTCGACGCTTCACAATCCGGCTCCATTGACGACGCCATCACCGATGCTGACGTGTTTATTGGTGTGTCGCGCGCTGGGCTGCTCACACCTGAATTGGTACAGAAAATGGCCGAGGATCCAATCATCTTTGCCCTGGCAAACCCGGTACCAGAAATCATGCCAGACGTCGCCCGAGAGGCGGGCGTAGCAGTCATCGCTACTGGCCGCAGCGATTTTCCAAACCAAATTAATAATTCCCTGGCCTTCCCAGGTATCTTCCGCGGGGCGCTCGATCATGGTGTGAAAAAAATCACCGACCAGCACAAACTCGCAGCAGCCAAAGCACTGGCGGCACTAGTTGAAAACCCAACGGCCGATGAAGTCATTCCTTCGCCATTTGATGAGCGAGTGCCGTCAACCGTCGCTCGTGTTATCACATAACCCTATTCGCATATGCTAACAATCATAATGGAAACCGTCGGAGTGATGGCCTTAGCGTGGCTTTTTGATGTCCACTAGATAACTCGATTAACTTCCTCAAGTGTCGTCTCGCCGCGCAAAGCCGCTAGCACGCCCGCCTGCAGCAGCGTCACCATGCCATGTTTCTTGGCTGTAGCCTCAATCGCCTCGGTGTGCACATCAGCAATATCGCCACGTAGAAACTTCTGAATTTCCTCAGTCACCACCAATTGCTCCATCACTGGGATACGCCCCTTGTAGCCAAACGGCACCTCGTCGGTCGCCACGGGTCGCCACAGCTTGAACGTATCAAGATCAGGACAATCAACATGTGACGGTAGATCCCGCAAGACCTCCTTTACCCAGTTGCGTGTTGCCTCATCTGGTTCATACTCTTCCTTGCTCTCATCATGCAGGCGCCGCACCAGCCGCTGAGCGATCAATAGGCGCACCGCTGAACTAAAAATTGGATTCTGCCCGATCATATCAATAATTCGACTAAATGCCGCTGACGTCGAGTTAGCATGAAAGCTTGACAGCACCAGATGCCCGGTAATCGACGCCTGAATTGCTGTCTTGGCCGTTTCCTGATCACGGATCTCGCCAACCATCACCACGTCCGGGTCGAGGCGCAGCACACTACGCAGCCCATCATCAAACCGCTGGCCAGCCGTCGTATCAATCGGGATCTGCGTAATGCCGGGAATGGTATTTTCTACTGGGTCTTCCAGTGTAATCACTTTACGATCCGGCGTATTGAGCGCATTGAGAATGCTGTACAAAGTCGTTGACTTACCCGAGCCAGTTGGCCCAACTAACAGCACCAGACCACGCGGATGGGAAATGATCTCATCAATTTGCGCCCGCTCAGCCGCACCGATACTGAGCAAGTCTAGGTTCAACATCGAGGTGTCAAAATTAAATAAGCGCAGCACTACGTCTTGACCATACATGGTTGGCACTGCTTCGACACGGAGGTTAAGGAGGTGTGATATACCGTCACGATGGATTTCTTGCTGCATGTGCCCCGACTGCGGCTCATTGGACGCCGTCGAAATATTTGCTCGCGAAGCCAGCGCCGCCATGATAACTCGATAACGATCACGGCCCAGCTCCGCCACCGAGTGCAGCGCGCCATCAACGCGCATCCGCACCCGAATAGTATCGCGCTGATTCTCAATATGAATATCCGACGCATTCAGCCGATCCGCCTGATCGATCAAATAGTTAAACACGTCGTTCGTGCCGACGGTCGCTAATGTCTGGCTGACCTGCTGGAGTGTGTCACTATCACCCTCTTTGGCAATTTCGATATTATCATAAATCACTTTCTTTGGCGGATCAAATCGCAGCATTAACGACCTAAAGCCCGAGGCCGATATTAGAAAGAACTTAGCAATAATACCCTGCTCGCGGTAGTTATTAGTCATCGTTGCTACTAATGATTGTGGTGTCTGTGACGTAATGCCAAACCGATATGACTGCTCGTCAGGGTTTATCGCCAGCGGCACAACGTGTCCGTTATACATCTCTTCAATCGTCAAAATATCACGAATCAGCGGAATTGTCT is drawn from Candidatus Saccharibacteria bacterium oral taxon 488 and contains these coding sequences:
- a CDS encoding NADP-dependent malic enzyme, whose translation is MDYNTLALELHKKYKGKITTSLRDQEKLDRDKLSAYYSPGVGAVSQAIAENPADLPKYTWTNNLVGVISDGSAILGLGDLGPKAAMPVMEGKALLFKHFANVDAVPVVLDVHQPEEIIATIKAIAPSFGAINLEDIAAPKCFEIEERLKAELDIPVFHDDQHGTAIVVLAGLINAAKLTRRNLADCKFVVIGAGAAGTAIIKLLHLYGARNIMAVDSRGIVGASRTDLNAEKTALLEYVDASQSGSIDDAITDADVFIGVSRAGLLTPELVQKMAEDPIIFALANPVPEIMPDVAREAGVAVIATGRSDFPNQINNSLAFPGIFRGALDHGVKKITDQHKLAAAKALAALVENPTADEVIPSPFDERVPSTVARVIT
- a CDS encoding type II/IV secretion system protein, which produces MDEDRIQQQRRDQDEDATRKRAAILGLQYLDAREFEQTIPLIRDILTIEEMYNGHVVPLAINPDEQSYRFGITSQTPQSLVATMTNNYREQGIIAKFFLISASGFRSLMLRFDPPKKVIYDNIEIAKEGDSDTLQQVSQTLATVGTNDVFNYLIDQADRLNASDIHIENQRDTIRVRMRVDGALHSVAELGRDRYRVIMAALASRANISTASNEPQSGHMQQEIHRDGISHLLNLRVEAVPTMYGQDVVLRLFNFDTSMLNLDLLSIGAAERAQIDEIISHPRGLVLLVGPTGSGKSTTLYSILNALNTPDRKVITLEDPVENTIPGITQIPIDTTAGQRFDDGLRSVLRLDPDVVMVGEIRDQETAKTAIQASITGHLVLSSFHANSTSAAFSRIIDMIGQNPIFSSAVRLLIAQRLVRRLHDESKEEYEPDEATRNWVKEVLRDLPSHVDCPDLDTFKLWRPVATDEVPFGYKGRIPVMEQLVVTEEIQKFLRGDIADVHTEAIEATAKKHGMVTLLQAGVLAALRGETTLEEVNRVI